The Topomyia yanbarensis strain Yona2022 chromosome 3, ASM3024719v1, whole genome shotgun sequence nucleotide sequence ttattgtaaaaaattgaaagacctacggctcagttgtgctaacgcattgagccgtttcaaataaatctttagattaaaaaaaatactttaaaataaaataagttggcTAAATACCTTATTACTTGTCTTACTTTCACTTCATAGAATATACAGTGAACGATATTCGTCCATAAGTCAAACATTGATGCATGTACCTTAgatactatttttttaaatataacaaatcaacgctttttcttgaaaaggacgatactagcagtgacaccattcaaagaaaatcaatagtgaatatttccagacttggttctATTTCCtgtttaagaactattgtgtttttacaccCTAggttgcatgattcagtgatcgaaacccaaaacttcataaactatttgaaattaataaattaaaatgtttttgctattgaaattgacaaagtGATAGTATCGCcactttggcgattgtttactttttcggttccacctatcagcattgaagtatcgtccttacgtttttttacaataactaccgttttacacaaccgatttcgtccggattttttcaatagcgatcattgttactatttacagctggtatcagcttgataatcctaaaaaaatacgaaaaaaatcagtttcgcctttaaactgctagcaaaaaaagtatcgccctgtttgtttgcgtggagcgtggagggcgaaacattaaataaacaaacaaaaatacagtttcgcccgctgtattttttgctgtagtttaagaaagcaatatcatAGTATCCAAATTTTTAGATTACTTGTAGGCATGTacgaaaaaagccttatgtttacatttgtaagtatcgcctttttcacaaaaaagcgttgaaatatatatcatgaagaaaaaaaacatttctcgactaacatatgattagggccgtAAAGCCAAATTCATGTTTTTCGTTTTATTGTATAAATAGCATCCTTATTATTCATTCTTTACGCTATTGTGAGTTTATATTCGAAAAACATTATCAAAATTATGTTATTAAAGTTCACAGTAAACGGCGCACAATCCATATTAAACGAATGGTTTTCACGCCCTTTGCTTCAGTTTACGGCTTAGCTGCATTAAGCGCTTGAATTGGCATTCCGGACCTTTACTTTTTGTCTTTATATAATCTTGTGAGTTATTTTAGGAGGTTTTTAGTATTGTATAGGCTTTATTGACTTTATTGATGTCGATTTCCAACCAAAGAGTTATCGTAtcaaatgtaaaaaatttaatattaatatttaatatgTCAAATTTGTGGTTGGtcgttttttccaatttttgtaaataattgTTATTGCCTGATCCTTCAAACAATAATGGACTTCTTGCATCACTATTTTCTTTGTAAATAACCTGTGCAACATTGCtaacaaaaacagtaaaaccaAGTAAAACTTTGttataatattatatattaAAAGACTCAAACGTGCTTACGTTATATTTGAATGTCAGTGAAGGACTCAAATTAACggctgcaaaaccaacacaaAGCAAACATGTTGAGGTAAACGGCGCAAAGCAAAGGACTTGAAAGccaaataataaaaatgatttgATTTGGCTTTCAAGTCCTTTGCTTTGCGCCGTTAACTTcacatgtttgttttgttttggcttTTCAGCCTTTATCTTGAGTCCTTGACTGACTTTCAAATACAACGTAAGCGTTTTTGAGCCCTTTAGTTCAAACCACCTATTAGTAGATCCCAGTGACAAAGCTTTTTTAAATagcttaatttttttacaatttaacaGTAAACGCTTACGCTATATTCAAAATTCATTCAACGGCTCAAAAACTGTACGAAAACAAACATAAACAAACAGAGTGAACGGCAAAAAAGCAAACCTCCCGAATACTACTGATCGATTTACGATTTGTAATAATGTTCTCGTCAACAGGATTCGACTTACTTCTTCGTAAGTATTACCTCAACTTACTGTTTTGTCTATACACAAAGCAATGTACTATTTTCTTTTTCAGTGGCCGCTGGTATTTCTGACCCTCCAGTTGGGGAAGAGGTGGCAAGTATAGTTGCTGATACTCCCACGGTTGCAAATTTCGAGGAAGTAGAATTTGTAAACAAAACTACAAACAACACTTTCCTCGAAGGTGTTTCGATGATTATATCGTCAACGCCGATAAGAAGAAGCGGAGTCATAACATTCACTGATCCCCGACAAACACTTCCACTAGATCTGTCAGTATCAATGATTGAGAACGAGCAACCTTTAAATTTAACGATCCACACTAGCGATGTTCCATTAGATCTGGCTATGCCGAAAAGTAATACTCCGAAGAATTTAGCAACGGAAAAGACGACAAATTTGTGTGGCGATACCCGAACAGAATCAAAGCTTAACCATATCATCTCTTCCGTCCACTCATCAAGGGATTCTTCCCGAATCTGTcgaatatctggaaaaatcttcaaacgCTCGGTTTACTTTGCCGGTGATTTggacaaaatattcaaaaagccTTCTCCTGATAGTGATGGTAATGGTTTaagatttcaaaaaaatatgtgCTTCAGGTACCAAACGACACTTCCCGGATGTATTGAGCTCAAATACGATATATCAAATCCAACCTGGTCACAGTTCATATTTAGGAGTGCTAATATAAGAACTGTTGTTTGACCGGATCCAATTAACAGAAAGCCAATCGCTTTGCCACAAGCTAAGTTGGATGATTTGAGGAAGCaattaaaatatattaaaaacaaaCCATACTACGAAACGTTCCTCAAAGAAATAGTTCCCAAAAAAAAGAGGTCGGAAACCAGTGAATAAGCTCCCGATAACTTCGATATGGATATGGACATGGAACTTCATGAAGAAGAAATTGATGTAACCCTTTGTTTAGCGAGTGTGATCCtctcatatgaaaataaataaaaaataaaaataaaaatgcaacgtttattattttacataaaatACAACAGTATTATATATATTTCAACGGTAAAAGGCTTAAACGTGCTTACGTTGTATTTGAAAGTCAGTCAAGGACTCAAATTAACGGCttcaaaaccaaaacaaaaaacatatGTTGAAGTAAACGGCGCAAAGCAAAGGACTTAAAAGccaaatcaaaatttttgttttgatatgGTTTTCAAGTCCTTTGCTTTGCGCCGTTTACTTCACATGGTTGTTTTGTTTTGGCTTTTGAGCCGTTAACTTGAGTCCTTGACTGACTTTCAAATAAAACGTAAGCGCGTTTGAGCCCTTTAGTTTAAACCACTTATTGGTAGATCCCagtgacaaagttgtttgaaatagctgaATTTATTTACAATTTAACGATAAAACAGTTCTACTTTCGAATAAAACATTTAATACTAGATTTTGGACGCTACCCAAAATGGTCAGTAACGATATGCTTTCTGATTTTTCGTGCCATTAAAAAGTAATCCaattgtaatttgaaatttattaagcGAACGAGAGTCTGGTGGATGAACTTTTTGTCAGGAGCAGGACAAGGAGAGATGTTATGGAAAGTtttacattaaaaaattaattacaaACTAGAGAATCGGTTAACGAGAAAATATAATCATAAAATTCTTACACTATCCCGCTAGGTGATTCCCTATTTCATCACAAAACTCCTTCAACTCTTCGTTAGATTTATATTCCACGGCTAATATCGCTTTGCCGACCGCAGTAATTTCCATTACTGTTTCGCCAGCACTTGAACTACGAGTTTTCCGTACCAAATTGATGCTGCAACCAAAAATGTATTCCTCGCGAAGTACACCAATTTTGCCTTTCTTCCGGCGGGAATCAACACAAATCAGTTCCGGTTCCAAATCCCGATTGGTTATTAGCAGTCGCGCACATATGGCATCTCCTACGTTAACATCCAGGCGGCTCCTCGATGGCGCCCTCGAAAGCCATGGTATTGTAGAAACATATCATCCATTCCCATAGTCGATCAGTCTGTTCCCTCTATTCAATTGTCACACTATaactaaaatgaaattcaaccAATCAACACCCATTCCGTTGAAGATAAACCCGTAAGCCACTTACCTCTCCCTACGCTACACCTCCAGTTCCAGTTACTCCCATCCCCGGGCAGCAGATTGTTCGTTATTAATAGCACGATATCGACAATCCACCAGATTCCGACGCCTCCCAGCGTGAGCAATTTTTCGACGGCGATACCGATCTGACCGAGACAGAATCACTAAATGCCCAGAAATTCCAACAGTATACTGTACAACAGTGTGGTCACGAAGAAAATGGTCCGTGTACTTGACGCAGGGAAACCCGTCCCGCATAAACTCCCGCGGTTCGGCACATTCGATATTGTCGAGCACTACGTACTAAACTCTGGTGGTCTCCACGGCATCGTAATAGACACCGTCAAAATTCACATACCCGTGGCCCAGTTATTCTTTGACTGTACGGTTTCACTTGTGATCCACCGGGCGATTTGGGCCGTTTCCACAATCAGAATGCTCGTAATCAGAAGCAGGAACAAGCaaattttttataacttttgcacCGTTAACTTGCGGctcaaaaaccaaaacaaaacaaacaggtCAAGTAAACGGCGCAAGGCAAGGACTTGGAAGCCAAAACAAAACTAATGCATTGATGTAAACGGCGTGGAGCAAACGGCCGATAATCCACCAGGGATGCCAGTAGTGCGCAAAAAGGACGTAAATtgcattttgttaaaaaaagtgGTGATAATAATGTTTTGCTTCTATTTTGTATTTTGACGTGAAATAATAATGTTTTATCTA carries:
- the LOC131692949 gene encoding uncharacterized protein LOC131692949 isoform X2 encodes the protein MFSSTGFDLLLLAAGISDPPVGEEVASIVADTPTVANFEEVEFVNKTTNNTFLEGVSMIISSTPIRRSGVITFTDPRQTLPLDLSVSMIENEQPLNLTIHTSDVPLDLAMPKSNTPKNLATEKTTNLCGDTRTESKLNHIISSVHSSRDSSRICRISGKIFKRSVYFAGTKRHFPDVLSSNTIYQIQPGHSSYLGVLI
- the LOC131692949 gene encoding uncharacterized protein LOC131692949 isoform X1 produces the protein MFSSTGFDLLLLAAGISDPPVGEEVASIVADTPTVANFEEVEFVNKTTNNTFLEGVSMIISSTPIRRSGVITFTDPRQTLPLDLSVSMIENEQPLNLTIHTSDVPLDLAMPKSNTPKNLATEKTTNLCGDTRTESKLNHIISSVHSSRDSSRICRISGKIFKRSVYFAGDLDKIFKKPSPDSDGNGLRFQKNMCFRYQTTLPGCIELKYDISNPTWSQFIFRSANIRTVV